Proteins co-encoded in one Gehongia tenuis genomic window:
- a CDS encoding YifB family Mg chelatase-like AAA ATPase: MFTRTLSIGLWGVEGYPVSIEVDIANGLPAFDIVGLPDASVKEAKERVRSAIRNSGLEFPVQRITINMAPSDRRKAGAAFDLPMALGILAATGQLPMEALTMPFIGGLSLDGAIAPVRGVLPAVVAAARLGFHEICVPEVSAKEGALVEGVRLLEARDLKTLVAQLSGDAPKVYANPGMTSAEPYRGVDFADIMGQRAAKRALEIAAAGGHNVIMIGPPGSGKTMLAKSLPGILPELDFEEALEVTMLHSVVRPAGEIQGLIRTRPFRAPHTSASVNSLIGGGGYARPGEISLAHLGVLFLDELPEFPRSVLESLRQPMEDGVVNITRVNGMVSYPARFMLVAGMNPCPCGNYGSAKKECRCTPMQIRRYLGRISGPLLDRIDIHVDVQPVDYDELTRKGREESSAKVRERVEAARAIQRKRYKAEGIRFNAELGAGSLKRYCTPSAEGESLLRMAHESLGLSPRAYTRILKMARTIADLSGQEEIGAAQVAEAIQYRTLDKKYWG, from the coding sequence ATGTTTACGCGGACTCTAAGCATCGGCCTGTGGGGCGTGGAGGGCTATCCGGTGTCCATTGAAGTGGACATCGCCAACGGCCTTCCGGCCTTTGATATCGTGGGCCTGCCCGATGCCTCGGTCAAGGAGGCCAAGGAGCGGGTCCGCTCCGCCATCCGCAACAGCGGTCTTGAGTTTCCGGTGCAGCGCATCACCATCAACATGGCGCCCTCGGACCGAAGAAAAGCGGGCGCGGCCTTCGATCTTCCCATGGCCCTTGGCATTTTGGCGGCCACTGGCCAGCTGCCGATGGAGGCTCTCACGATGCCCTTTATCGGCGGACTTTCACTTGACGGGGCCATCGCGCCGGTGCGGGGTGTGCTGCCGGCCGTTGTGGCCGCGGCGAGGCTTGGATTTCATGAAATATGTGTTCCCGAGGTCTCCGCAAAGGAGGGCGCCCTGGTGGAGGGGGTTCGGCTTTTGGAGGCGAGGGATCTGAAAACCCTGGTGGCCCAGCTTTCCGGCGATGCGCCAAAGGTTTATGCAAATCCTGGAATGACCTCGGCTGAACCCTACCGCGGCGTGGACTTTGCGGATATCATGGGCCAAAGAGCCGCCAAACGGGCTCTCGAGATTGCGGCGGCAGGCGGCCACAATGTGATTATGATCGGACCGCCGGGTTCGGGCAAGACGATGCTGGCCAAAAGCCTGCCCGGCATTTTGCCGGAGCTCGATTTTGAGGAGGCGCTGGAGGTGACCATGCTGCACAGCGTGGTGCGGCCCGCGGGTGAGATTCAAGGCCTCATCCGGACGAGACCCTTTCGGGCGCCGCACACCTCCGCTTCCGTCAATTCCCTGATCGGGGGCGGCGGCTATGCCCGGCCGGGCGAGATCAGCCTCGCCCATCTCGGCGTGCTTTTTTTGGATGAACTGCCTGAATTTCCCCGTTCCGTTCTGGAAAGCCTGCGCCAGCCCATGGAGGACGGCGTGGTCAATATCACCCGGGTGAACGGTATGGTGAGCTATCCCGCGAGGTTCATGCTGGTTGCCGGTATGAATCCGTGCCCCTGCGGAAACTATGGTTCGGCTAAGAAGGAATGCCGGTGTACGCCCATGCAGATTCGAAGATACCTTGGGCGGATCAGCGGGCCGCTTCTGGACCGCATTGATATTCATGTGGATGTGCAGCCGGTGGACTACGATGAGCTCACCCGGAAGGGCAGGGAGGAGTCCTCCGCCAAGGTCCGGGAACGGGTGGAGGCCGCCCGGGCTATCCAGCGAAAGCGGTACAAGGCGGAGGGAATCCGCTTCAACGCGGAGCTTGGCGCGGGCAGCCTTAAACGCTACTGCACGCCCTCCGCGGAAGGGGAGAGCCTTCTGCGCATGGCCCATGAGAGCCTCGGACTGTCGCCCCGGGCCTATACCCGTATTTTGAAGATGGCCAGAACCATTGCGGATCTTTCAGGCCAGGAGGAGATTGGCGCGGCCCAGGTGGCGGAGGCCATCCAATACCGCACGCTGGATAAGAAGTATTGGGGGTAA
- the dprA gene encoding DNA-processing protein DprA: MKEESRYLVWLSSLIDVSVAQRKRLLDHYGSAKELFHAAAEDRLPRSGISAKARAALRHASFENVIDEYLERLDREKIHVATLADEFYPKLLSSIYDPPVALYAKGRGKLNRILERSLTVVGTRRCTSYGKQAAMLLGENLGEAGVSVVSGMARGIDSMAQEGCLKSGQPVVAVLGCGVDVIYPKEEAGLYQRIMENGVILSEFPPGTPPLKQNFPQRNRIMAGLTPGVIVIEAGKGSGALITANLALEENREVFVVPGNITSPQSAGSNALLRLGAAPLLDVWDAMEALRWGERPVPGQKPEAGEAAPELLGDELALWTALGEGECGIEELAEKTGLAMDRLNTFLTILEFRGIIKQLPGKRFVRMAGIQ, from the coding sequence ATGAAGGAGGAAAGTCGGTACCTGGTGTGGCTGTCCAGCCTCATCGATGTGAGCGTGGCGCAAAGAAAGCGTCTGTTGGATCATTACGGTTCGGCAAAGGAGCTTTTCCATGCAGCCGCGGAGGACCGCCTGCCCCGTTCGGGTATTTCCGCGAAGGCCCGTGCGGCGCTGCGCCATGCCAGCTTTGAAAATGTTATCGATGAATATCTGGAACGGCTGGACCGGGAGAAAATCCATGTGGCAACCTTGGCCGATGAATTTTATCCGAAGCTGCTTTCCAGCATCTATGATCCGCCGGTGGCGCTCTACGCCAAGGGCAGAGGAAAACTGAACAGGATTCTGGAACGTTCGCTAACCGTGGTGGGAACGAGGCGATGCACGAGTTACGGCAAACAGGCCGCCATGCTGCTGGGTGAGAATCTGGGCGAAGCCGGGGTCAGCGTGGTCTCGGGAATGGCCCGGGGCATTGACAGCATGGCGCAGGAGGGATGTCTCAAGTCGGGCCAGCCGGTGGTCGCCGTCCTTGGCTGCGGTGTGGATGTCATTTACCCCAAGGAGGAGGCCGGACTTTACCAGCGAATCATGGAAAACGGGGTGATCCTCTCCGAGTTTCCGCCGGGAACGCCGCCTCTCAAACAGAATTTTCCTCAGCGCAACCGCATCATGGCCGGTCTCACGCCCGGCGTCATCGTCATTGAGGCGGGAAAGGGTTCGGGTGCGCTCATCACTGCCAATCTGGCCCTTGAGGAAAACCGCGAGGTTTTCGTGGTGCCCGGGAATATCACTTCGCCGCAAAGCGCCGGTTCAAACGCGCTGCTGCGTCTTGGCGCGGCGCCTCTTTTGGATGTTTGGGACGCTATGGAGGCGCTGAGATGGGGCGAGCGGCCTGTGCCCGGTCAAAAACCCGAGGCCGGAGAAGCCGCACCGGAGCTTTTGGGGGACGAACTTGCTCTTTGGACCGCTCTTGGAGAAGGGGAGTGCGGAATTGAGGAATTGGCGGAAAAAACGGGACTAGCCATGGATCGACTGAATACGTTCTTGACAATCCTAGAATTTCGAGGAATAATAAAGCAACTCCCAGGCAAACGGTTCGTCCGCATGGCCGGGATTCAATGA
- the topA gene encoding type I DNA topoisomerase: MAAAKAPKLVIVESPAKAKTIGKFLGKGYKVEASNGHVRDLPKSQIGIDIEHGFEPRYITIRGRGEILDRIKKDAKSASKVLVATDPDREGEAIAWHLMHILNIDEKKNCRIEFNEITKRAVQEAVKKPRAIDKNLVDAQQARRVLDRLVGYKISPLLWAKIKKGLSAGRVQSVAMRIICDREDEIRAFVPEEFWTLDVKLTTGAPRGEFMAKYILDDNGRIKDPELVHKVKADIEKKPFIVTDIKEGERRQNPAAPYTTSQLQQDAARKLGFTTKKTMMLAQQLYEGVDIKGEGTVGLITYIRTDSTRLSQEAQAAAREHITQHFGAEYLPDKPNEFKGKKGAQDAHEAIRATSVAYTPERLKESLSREQYRLYKMIYNRFLGSQMRPAVYATMQVSLTAGEHQFRANGSRLIFKGFLAAVGVEKNEHDTTLPGLQVGQKVKLVEAEEEQHFTQPPPRYNEASLVRTLEEKGIGRPSTYAPTISTILDRGYVVREQRTLFPTELGEIVTKLMKNYFSDIVDVEFTADMEDRLDAVEEGDQDWKKIVSDFYGPFAKTLEKAEEAIEKVEVKDEVSDVQCEKCGAMMVYKMGRFGKFLACPNYPECRNTKAIVKKLEDVPCPKCGAGIIIRRTKKGRTFYGCEAYPDCDFISWDQPVKEKCPKCHSYMVLKRDRSGKKTHVCSNGECGYRETVSEGKDG; the protein is encoded by the coding sequence ATGGCAGCAGCGAAAGCACCCAAACTGGTGATTGTGGAGTCGCCCGCCAAGGCGAAAACCATTGGAAAGTTTCTGGGCAAGGGGTATAAAGTGGAAGCTTCCAATGGACATGTGCGGGATCTCCCCAAAAGCCAGATCGGTATTGATATTGAACATGGATTCGAGCCCCGTTATATCACGATTCGTGGACGGGGTGAAATTTTGGACAGAATCAAGAAGGACGCCAAGAGTGCCAGCAAGGTGCTGGTGGCAACTGACCCTGACCGTGAAGGCGAGGCCATTGCATGGCATCTGATGCACATTTTGAACATCGACGAGAAGAAGAACTGCCGCATCGAATTCAATGAGATCACCAAAAGAGCGGTTCAGGAGGCCGTGAAAAAGCCCCGGGCCATCGACAAGAATCTGGTGGATGCCCAGCAGGCAAGGCGGGTGCTGGACCGGCTGGTGGGCTACAAGATCAGTCCGCTGCTTTGGGCCAAGATCAAGAAGGGCCTTTCCGCCGGAAGGGTGCAATCGGTGGCCATGCGCATCATCTGTGACCGTGAGGACGAGATTCGTGCCTTTGTGCCCGAGGAGTTCTGGACGCTGGACGTGAAGCTTACCACCGGCGCGCCTAGGGGCGAATTCATGGCCAAGTACATCCTGGACGACAACGGCAGAATCAAGGACCCGGAACTGGTCCACAAGGTCAAAGCCGATATCGAGAAAAAGCCCTTTATCGTCACGGATATTAAGGAAGGGGAGCGGCGGCAAAACCCCGCGGCGCCCTATACCACCAGCCAGCTTCAGCAGGACGCGGCGAGAAAGCTTGGCTTCACCACGAAAAAAACCATGATGCTCGCCCAGCAGCTCTATGAGGGCGTGGATATCAAGGGCGAGGGCACGGTGGGCCTTATCACCTATATCCGTACCGATTCCACCCGGCTTTCCCAGGAAGCGCAGGCTGCGGCAAGAGAGCATATCACCCAGCATTTTGGGGCCGAGTATCTGCCAGACAAACCCAATGAGTTTAAGGGCAAGAAGGGCGCGCAGGACGCCCATGAGGCCATCCGCGCCACCTCGGTGGCCTATACGCCGGAGCGGCTTAAGGAGTCCCTCTCCAGAGAGCAGTACCGCCTTTATAAGATGATCTACAACCGCTTTTTGGGCAGCCAGATGAGGCCTGCCGTCTATGCCACCATGCAGGTGAGCCTCACAGCCGGCGAGCATCAGTTCCGGGCCAATGGTTCCCGCCTCATCTTCAAAGGGTTCCTCGCCGCGGTGGGCGTGGAGAAAAATGAGCACGACACCACACTGCCGGGGCTTCAGGTGGGCCAGAAGGTCAAACTGGTGGAAGCGGAGGAGGAACAGCACTTCACCCAGCCGCCGCCGCGCTACAATGAAGCGTCCCTGGTGCGCACGCTGGAGGAGAAGGGCATCGGGCGGCCCAGCACCTATGCACCCACCATCTCCACCATTTTGGACCGGGGCTACGTGGTCAGGGAGCAGCGCACCCTCTTTCCGACGGAGCTTGGCGAGATCGTGACCAAGCTGATGAAAAACTATTTCTCCGACATCGTGGATGTGGAGTTTACCGCCGATATGGAGGACCGCCTGGATGCGGTGGAGGAGGGCGATCAGGACTGGAAGAAGATCGTCTCCGACTTCTACGGCCCCTTTGCTAAAACCTTGGAAAAAGCGGAGGAAGCCATCGAGAAGGTGGAGGTAAAGGACGAGGTTTCGGACGTTCAGTGCGAGAAGTGCGGGGCCATGATGGTCTACAAGATGGGCCGGTTCGGCAAATTTCTGGCCTGCCCGAACTATCCTGAATGCCGCAATACCAAAGCCATTGTGAAAAAGCTGGAGGACGTGCCCTGTCCCAAGTGCGGGGCGGGCATCATCATCCGCCGCACCAAGAAGGGCCGCACCTTCTATGGCTGTGAGGCTTATCCCGATTGTGATTTTATCTCCTGGGATCAGCCGGTGAAGGAAAAGTGTCCGAAATGCCACAGCTACATGGTCCTTAAGCGGGATCGAAGCGGGAAAAAGACCCACGTATGCTCCAACGGCGAATGCGGCTACCGGGAGACGGTGTCCGAAGGAAAGGACGGCTGA
- the trmFO gene encoding methylenetetrahydrofolate--tRNA-(uracil(54)-C(5))-methyltransferase (FADH(2)-oxidizing) TrmFO, which produces MKVRIVGGGLAGCEAAWQLARRGHEVELWEMKPEKYTPAHSNPDLGELVCSNSLKSNELTSASGLLKQEMRLFGSLIIATADAVRVPAGSALAVDRDAFARTLTERVKSEPRITVLAGEVERLDPEIPTIVATGPLTSDALADHIAELLGLERLYFYDAEAPIVSAESLNMDVVFAASRYGKGEDYLNCPMNREEYEAFWHALVEAKTAPVHGFEDKKVFEACMPVETLAKRGPRTLAFGPLRPVGLIDPKTERRPYATVQLRKENLEGTLYNIVGFQTRLTYGEQKRVFGMIPGLEDAEFVRYGVMHRNTYLPAPDHLNARFQTVKLPNLFFAGQITGVEGYVESAASGLMAAIHMDRYLKALAPVDFGPRTMLGALSRHIGTPAVNYQPMNANFGILEPLPERIRGKKEKYGVLAKRSLAELERLIEGMQLRPAD; this is translated from the coding sequence GTGAAAGTCAGGATTGTCGGCGGAGGACTGGCTGGATGCGAAGCCGCATGGCAGCTGGCCCGCCGGGGACATGAGGTGGAGCTTTGGGAGATGAAGCCGGAAAAATATACTCCGGCTCACAGCAATCCCGATCTTGGAGAGCTGGTCTGCAGCAACTCCCTTAAAAGCAATGAACTCACCAGCGCATCTGGCCTGCTCAAGCAGGAGATGCGCCTTTTTGGATCTCTCATCATTGCGACGGCGGACGCTGTGCGGGTACCGGCGGGTTCGGCGCTGGCCGTGGACCGGGACGCCTTTGCAAGAACCCTGACCGAACGGGTGAAAAGCGAGCCCCGCATCACTGTGCTGGCGGGGGAGGTGGAACGGCTTGATCCCGAAATTCCCACCATTGTGGCCACCGGTCCGCTCACTTCGGATGCTCTGGCCGACCATATCGCGGAGCTCTTGGGTCTTGAGCGGCTCTACTTCTATGATGCGGAAGCGCCCATTGTTAGTGCCGAATCGCTGAACATGGATGTGGTCTTTGCCGCTTCCCGATACGGCAAGGGAGAGGACTATCTCAACTGTCCCATGAACCGGGAAGAATATGAGGCCTTCTGGCATGCGCTGGTGGAGGCGAAGACCGCGCCGGTTCATGGTTTTGAGGATAAGAAGGTCTTTGAGGCCTGCATGCCGGTGGAGACGCTGGCGAAGCGCGGTCCAAGAACCCTGGCCTTTGGTCCCTTGAGACCGGTGGGGCTCATCGATCCCAAGACGGAGCGCCGGCCCTATGCGACGGTGCAGCTCCGGAAGGAGAATCTGGAGGGAACTCTTTACAACATCGTGGGCTTTCAGACCCGGCTCACCTATGGCGAGCAAAAGCGGGTCTTTGGCATGATTCCCGGTCTTGAAGACGCGGAATTTGTCCGCTACGGCGTGATGCACCGAAACACCTATCTGCCGGCGCCGGACCATTTAAACGCCAGGTTCCAGACGGTAAAGCTGCCGAACCTGTTTTTTGCAGGCCAGATCACCGGCGTTGAAGGCTACGTGGAATCGGCAGCCAGCGGCCTTATGGCGGCTATCCATATGGACCGCTATTTGAAGGCGCTTGCGCCGGTGGATTTTGGCCCGCGCACCATGCTCGGAGCGCTCAGCCGCCATATTGGAACCCCCGCCGTCAACTACCAGCCCATGAACGCCAATTTTGGCATTCTGGAGCCTTTGCCGGAGCGAATCCGGGGCAAGAAGGAAAAGTACGGCGTGTTGGCTAAAAGATCCCTGGCGGAACTGGAGCGGCTGATTGAAGGGATGCAGCTGCGTCCCGCCGACTAA